From the Limosilactobacillus panis genome, one window contains:
- a CDS encoding tyrosine-protein phosphatase → MKNKRELNISNGFNFRDVGGYMDKRGARIKWHKLVRVAYLSDLSAQDQQLLFDYGIRTVIDLRSDAEIIRYPDWYLRGTNYLRVPVLNENLTNSMTKIADLSQNAKSEYGIKQMLEVYNLLVTQEQAQQAYRDIFTILAESNGGVSIHCATGKDRTGVAVILLLKVLGIPNSVIKDDYLMTNRFSALHINNRLNEAKCDGANGKMLKTIFNLSTVNAQYYDKITSTIGNEFGDFSNYIYSQLEVTHSIVKKLRKKFMN, encoded by the coding sequence ATGAAAAACAAACGGGAACTAAATATTTCTAACGGGTTTAATTTCCGTGATGTTGGCGGTTATATGGATAAACGGGGAGCGAGGATAAAGTGGCATAAATTAGTACGGGTCGCTTACTTGTCTGATTTGTCAGCTCAGGATCAGCAATTGTTGTTTGATTATGGTATTCGAACAGTAATTGATTTAAGGTCGGATGCAGAAATAATAAGATACCCTGATTGGTATCTGCGAGGCACTAATTACTTACGAGTACCAGTATTAAATGAGAATTTAACAAATAGTATGACTAAAATAGCAGACCTTTCCCAAAACGCGAAATCTGAATATGGTATAAAACAGATGTTAGAAGTATACAATCTACTTGTTACACAAGAGCAAGCGCAACAAGCGTATCGAGATATTTTCACCATATTAGCTGAAAGCAATGGAGGGGTTTCGATCCATTGTGCCACTGGAAAAGATCGAACAGGGGTTGCGGTTATTCTCCTATTAAAGGTACTCGGAATACCTAATTCGGTTATTAAAGATGATTATTTAATGACTAATCGTTTTTCAGCATTACACATTAATAATCGTTTGAACGAAGCAAAATGTGATGGAGCAAACGGTAAGATGCTCAAAACAATTTTTAATCTTTCAACTGTAAATGCGCAATACTATGATAAAATAACGTCAACCATAGGCAATGAATTTGGGGACTTTTCTAACTATATTTATAGTCAATTAGAAGTTACTCATAGCATAGTTAAAAAGCTTCGTAAAAAATTTATGAATTAG
- a CDS encoding histidine phosphatase family protein, whose product MSVFYLIRHGETYANKLNIMQGTLNSEITKLTIRGQREASKYKNLLQEYEIDKVFTSPLARAIATSQIICQSNNMPFSVDSRLSEISYGNWNGQKIKTLKTKYTEHFDQATNDLKSTSSAISQGESFKHARLRIADFISSVSKKYPNDRILVVTHGWVIKTFVSLCLPQGSQIILNVPHNLSLTKIGVGEANLARIYYYNRQLE is encoded by the coding sequence ATGTCAGTGTTTTATTTAATTCGTCATGGTGAAACATATGCGAATAAGTTAAACATAATGCAGGGAACATTAAATAGTGAGATCACCAAATTAACAATTCGTGGTCAAAGAGAAGCTAGTAAATATAAAAATTTACTCCAAGAATATGAGATTGATAAGGTGTTCACTAGTCCCTTAGCGAGAGCTATTGCAACAAGTCAGATAATTTGCCAGAGTAACAATATGCCATTTTCAGTTGATTCACGATTATCTGAAATATCTTATGGTAATTGGAATGGGCAAAAAATAAAGACTTTAAAGACTAAATATACCGAGCATTTTGATCAAGCGACGAATGATTTGAAGTCGACGTCTAGTGCTATTAGTCAAGGCGAGAGTTTTAAACATGCTAGGCTAAGAATAGCTGATTTTATTAGTTCGGTTTCGAAAAAGTATCCTAATGATCGTATTTTAGTTGTTACTCATGGGTGGGTTATAAAGACGTTTGTATCTTTGTGCCTTCCTCAAGGTAGTCAAATTATCCTTAATGTCCCGCATAATCTGAGCCTTACAAAAATAGGTGTAGGAGAGGCAAATTTAGCAAGAATATATTATTATAACCGTCAATTAGAATGA
- a CDS encoding cobalt-precorrin-8 methylmutase, with protein MEKAGYITIPHKITDRSFQIIQEEINRIDPNYQFDGPLQEAVIKRAIHTTADFDYLKNLKFTHGVLNKLKNVLENKGTIYTDTTMALSGINKRRLDKLGVHYHCLIRDPRVIAMAQKKGITRSMAAIEVAASEGTSAKVFVVGNAPTALCKIIEMVKAAKLKVSAVIGVPVGFVEAAESKQALYESDIPAIVALGRKGGSNLAAALLNAVMYNMDIEKMGDEYGRHTK; from the coding sequence ATGGAAAAAGCAGGATATATTACGATTCCCCACAAGATAACAGATCGTAGTTTTCAGATAATTCAAGAAGAAATCAATCGAATTGATCCTAATTATCAATTTGACGGCCCCCTTCAAGAGGCCGTAATAAAACGGGCAATCCATACGACGGCAGACTTTGATTATTTAAAGAATTTGAAGTTTACGCACGGTGTTTTGAATAAGTTAAAGAATGTTTTAGAAAATAAGGGAACTATTTATACTGACACAACAATGGCTTTGTCGGGGATTAATAAACGCCGCCTGGATAAGCTAGGTGTGCATTACCACTGCCTAATCCGCGACCCCCGGGTAATAGCAATGGCTCAGAAAAAAGGAATTACGCGTTCGATGGCAGCAATTGAAGTTGCAGCTAGTGAAGGCACCTCGGCGAAAGTTTTTGTAGTTGGTAATGCCCCTACTGCCCTCTGTAAGATTATTGAAATGGTTAAAGCCGCGAAACTAAAGGTATCAGCAGTTATTGGTGTTCCCGTTGGCTTTGTTGAAGCGGCTGAAAGTAAGCAAGCGTTGTATGAATCAGATATTCCAGCGATTGTTGCTCTTGGTCGTAAGGGAGGCAGTAATTTAGCAGCGGCTCTTCTTAATGCAGTGATGTATAACATGGATATTGAGAAAATGGGTGATGAATATGGCCGTCACACCAAATAA
- the cbiB gene encoding adenosylcobinamide-phosphate synthase CbiB, which produces MKIVIMVALAFGLDLLLGDPHSWPHPIKAIGHLIAWLTKKFNQPAFSTSRRKQLGVLTWLITVGGAGLIIAGIMWLAAINDYLYMAVGTYLCYTCLSARQLAIETEKIMKSLQNNDLQMARHQVGMIVGRDTDSLSAEEVTKAAIETVAENTSDGVIAPLFYLVIGGPVLGMMYKAINTLDSMIGYRNEKYRAFGEFSAKVDDIANYLPARITWLLLIISSWLLHDDTKEAIAVGERDCEKHLSPNSAFSEAVVAGALHLQLGGPHYYFGQLVRKPYIGNDHLVIAANWHLRRTITMLYMSSVIGLITFELIRLLVIVWE; this is translated from the coding sequence ATGAAAATTGTAATTATGGTAGCCCTTGCTTTCGGACTGGACCTTCTCCTTGGTGACCCACATTCATGGCCACACCCAATTAAAGCGATTGGGCACCTGATTGCTTGGTTGACAAAAAAGTTTAATCAGCCGGCCTTTTCTACGAGCCGTCGGAAGCAATTAGGAGTTCTTACCTGGCTAATTACAGTTGGCGGAGCTGGCCTGATTATTGCTGGCATTATGTGGTTGGCAGCAATCAATGATTACCTTTACATGGCTGTTGGCACCTACTTGTGTTATACATGTCTGTCAGCGCGACAGCTAGCAATTGAGACTGAAAAAATTATGAAAAGTTTACAAAACAATGATCTGCAAATGGCTCGTCACCAGGTTGGGATGATTGTTGGTCGTGATACCGATTCACTTAGTGCAGAAGAAGTTACTAAGGCAGCCATTGAAACGGTCGCAGAAAATACTAGTGATGGGGTGATTGCTCCCTTGTTTTATCTCGTAATTGGGGGACCAGTTTTAGGAATGATGTACAAAGCAATCAATACCCTAGATTCAATGATTGGATACCGCAATGAAAAATATCGAGCGTTCGGCGAATTTTCTGCAAAGGTCGATGATATTGCTAACTATTTGCCAGCTCGAATAACTTGGTTATTACTGATTATCAGTAGCTGGTTGCTTCATGACGATACCAAGGAAGCAATTGCAGTCGGTGAACGTGATTGTGAAAAGCACCTTAGTCCTAATAGCGCCTTTAGTGAAGCAGTGGTGGCGGGTGCCCTCCACCTTCAATTGGGCGGACCGCATTACTACTTTGGTCAGTTAGTAAGGAAACCGTACATTGGTAATGATCACTTAGTAATTGCGGCTAATTGGCATTTAAGGCGTACAATCACGATGCTATACATGTCATCAGTAATTGGATTGATAACGTTTGAATTAATTCGTCTACTAGTAATAGTTTGGGAGTGA
- a CDS encoding EutN/CcmL family microcompartment protein → MYMAKVVGSIVSTQKDDALVGKKLMIVQPINSDQKNVRHEEVAIDTVGAGIGEYVLIARGAGARIADIGNQPEKKSVSDCSIIGIIDRFDN, encoded by the coding sequence ATGTACATGGCAAAAGTAGTTGGAAGCATTGTATCTACACAAAAAGATGACGCTTTGGTTGGTAAAAAGTTAATGATTGTTCAGCCAATTAACAGTGATCAAAAAAACGTTCGTCACGAAGAAGTTGCAATTGATACTGTTGGTGCTGGAATCGGTGAGTATGTATTAATTGCAAGAGGAGCGGGGGCTCGGATTGCAGACATTGGTAACCAGCCTGAGAAAAAGAGTGTAAGTGACTGCTCAATTATTGGAATAATTGACCGCTTTGATAATTGA
- a CDS encoding NADPH-dependent FMN reductase — translation MANIGVLVGSLSKYSYSQKLANYLIGQSSKANFIQINYDILPLYNPDLEKEPPLEWQVFREVVDKMDALLFVTQEYNFSIPGGLKNAIDILSVPSPQPHIYHKPALVITDSSGARGGANANAHIQQLLRYTGMDVMNAFVTVGNVQQIFDQHDRLTDHTTAKMLNKVLGDFVNMVNEK, via the coding sequence ATGGCTAATATTGGTGTGTTAGTGGGGAGCTTGAGTAAATATTCGTACAGTCAGAAACTGGCCAACTACTTAATAGGGCAGTCCTCAAAAGCGAATTTCATCCAAATAAACTATGATATCTTGCCGCTATACAATCCAGATCTTGAAAAGGAACCACCGCTGGAATGGCAGGTCTTTCGGGAAGTTGTAGATAAGATGGATGCGTTGCTCTTTGTCACCCAGGAATATAACTTTTCAATTCCTGGTGGCTTAAAGAACGCAATTGATATCCTATCTGTTCCATCGCCGCAACCCCATATTTACCACAAACCAGCCTTAGTGATTACGGACTCGTCGGGGGCCCGGGGAGGTGCCAACGCGAACGCCCATATTCAGCAGTTACTTCGTTACACTGGCATGGATGTAATGAATGCGTTCGTTACTGTGGGCAATGTCCAACAGATTTTTGACCAGCATGACCGCCTGACTGACCATACAACGGCAAAGATGTTAAATAAAGTATTAGGTGATTTTGTAAATATGGTGAATGAAAAGTAG
- a CDS encoding collagen-binding domain-containing protein has protein sequence MFSRKNTQMMVQKNRPIKQHFGLRKLSIGVASVLLGLSWAYVGIVNADTTDQNQPVAAVTTEPSASANHIDVSSSTVSASPVASSTPVSSQPESSAEVTPVEVPASSAVNIAGSNQPVTSESQPAAPAQGQPVASPTPAPVQTSPQKEVGTVDTIHTDTILKDKYGIDINHLDAKSVLLLASLFHIFANEANLGCDVNGNIAVGILGGFGTRGDSIHLSKGDIYYIQQLKDALNSGSFRNPEFNHVIFGNDIKVEVIDGKVYVNGQVMNNLKPEEVFKDGNIQYIDFAAVFNRLIKAANFYADQETSSGVVMDFSDMNNQKIDVSNATATDNVIYVNIPGSLLAGSQPIKVYGLSSKDGAPTVVINVLNADGTINIATQVHLYYDDNNSPVNNGEGHTVPNRILWNFGNQEKVINITSGRFMGSILAPNATVNAHVNVDGNIIANIVNITGGESHRWDIHPVVPPSFIEIPTPDPDPTPDPDPTPDPDPTPDSETPKDGELIDEDTNKDPQMPVIETTQKEKVTPNTVTRPKQQAELPQLGVGEDAGKLAGILTLICLLNLMTMGLYNRRNRQ, from the coding sequence ATGTTTTCAAGAAAAAATACTCAAATGATGGTGCAAAAGAACCGCCCGATTAAACAACACTTTGGCTTGCGAAAGCTTAGCATTGGGGTGGCCTCTGTCCTGCTAGGGCTCTCCTGGGCCTACGTGGGGATTGTTAATGCTGATACGACGGATCAAAATCAACCAGTTGCCGCTGTGACTACTGAACCTAGTGCTTCAGCTAATCACATTGATGTTAGCAGTAGTACCGTGAGTGCAAGCCCGGTGGCGAGCAGTACTCCTGTAAGTAGTCAGCCGGAGAGCTCAGCTGAAGTAACACCTGTTGAGGTACCCGCGAGCAGTGCAGTAAACATCGCGGGTAGTAACCAGCCGGTAACTAGCGAAAGCCAACCAGCCGCCCCGGCCCAGGGTCAGCCGGTTGCCAGTCCCACGCCAGCCCCGGTACAGACTAGTCCACAAAAGGAAGTTGGTACGGTTGATACAATTCATACGGACACGATCCTCAAGGATAAGTATGGGATTGACATCAACCATTTAGACGCTAAGAGTGTCCTCTTACTGGCTTCTCTTTTCCACATCTTTGCTAACGAGGCTAATCTGGGGTGTGACGTAAACGGCAACATTGCGGTTGGTATCCTTGGCGGTTTTGGTACCCGGGGTGATTCGATTCACCTTTCAAAGGGTGATATTTACTACATTCAGCAGTTAAAGGACGCTCTTAACTCGGGGTCCTTCCGTAACCCGGAATTTAACCACGTTATTTTTGGAAACGATATCAAGGTTGAGGTAATTGACGGGAAAGTGTACGTTAATGGTCAGGTAATGAATAATCTTAAGCCTGAGGAAGTTTTCAAGGACGGCAATATCCAATACATTGACTTTGCGGCCGTCTTTAACCGTCTTATTAAAGCGGCAAACTTCTACGCTGACCAAGAGACCTCCAGTGGAGTCGTGATGGACTTTAGCGACATGAATAATCAAAAGATTGATGTTTCAAACGCTACCGCAACGGATAACGTCATTTACGTAAATATTCCCGGAAGCTTGTTAGCGGGAAGCCAGCCAATCAAGGTTTATGGCCTTTCTAGTAAAGATGGGGCGCCAACGGTAGTTATTAATGTCCTAAACGCTGATGGAACAATCAATATTGCTACTCAAGTTCACTTATACTACGATGACAATAATTCGCCAGTTAATAATGGTGAAGGTCACACGGTCCCTAACCGCATTCTTTGGAACTTTGGAAACCAGGAAAAGGTAATTAATATTACTTCCGGCCGCTTCATGGGCAGTATCTTGGCACCGAATGCAACAGTCAACGCGCACGTTAACGTCGACGGCAATATCATTGCTAACATTGTTAACATTACTGGTGGCGAATCACACCGCTGGGATATTCACCCGGTAGTTCCACCATCCTTTATTGAGATCCCGACGCCGGATCCAGACCCAACGCCGGACCCAGACCCAACGCCGGACCCGGACCCAACACCGGATTCTGAAACGCCGAAAGATGGTGAGCTGATTGATGAGGATACTAATAAAGACCCACAGATGCCGGTAATAGAGACAACTCAAAAGGAAAAAGTTACGCCGAATACGGTTACGAGACCTAAACAACAGGCAGAACTACCACAATTAGGGGTCGGAGAAGATGCAGGAAAGTTAGCCGGAATTTTGACCCTTATATGCCTCCTAAATCTAATGACGATGGGCCTTTACAACCGGCGTAACCGTCAATAG
- a CDS encoding D-2-hydroxyacid dehydrogenase yields MTEMNINPDLVKEIVGQVLSESQFGSTSSNKKIFAFSIRKDEEPYVKEWASQHPDVQVEYTSELLTPETAKKAKGADGVVVYQQLDYTADTLQALANEGITKMSLRNVGVDNIDMAKAKELGFEITNVPVYSPNAIAEHAAIQTARILRQTKVMDEKVANGDLRWAPTIGREVRDQTVGVIGTGHIGQVYMQIMEGFGAKVIAYDPFENPELKKQGYYVDSLDDLYAQADVISLHVPATKENFHMINQDTIAKMKDNVVLVNCSRGVLVDTDAVIAGLDSGKIFGFVMDTYEDEVGIFNADWRGKQFPDSRLEDLIHRSNVLVTPHTAFYTTHAVRNMVIKVFDNNCKLINGKPADTPVKVG; encoded by the coding sequence ATGACTGAAATGAATATTAACCCAGATTTAGTAAAAGAAATCGTCGGACAAGTACTTTCTGAATCACAGTTTGGTTCAACTAGTAGCAATAAAAAGATCTTTGCGTTCAGTATTCGGAAGGATGAGGAACCCTACGTTAAGGAATGGGCTAGTCAACACCCTGACGTTCAGGTTGAATACACCAGTGAACTGCTAACACCTGAAACAGCTAAGAAGGCGAAGGGGGCTGACGGAGTTGTTGTTTACCAACAATTAGACTACACTGCTGATACTCTCCAAGCCTTAGCTAACGAAGGTATTACCAAGATGTCTCTTCGAAATGTCGGTGTTGATAACATTGACATGGCCAAGGCTAAGGAACTTGGCTTTGAAATTACTAACGTTCCTGTTTACTCACCAAACGCCATTGCTGAACACGCAGCAATTCAAACTGCCCGGATTCTTCGGCAAACCAAAGTAATGGATGAAAAGGTTGCTAATGGTGACCTTCGTTGGGCCCCAACAATTGGTCGGGAAGTTCGTGATCAAACCGTTGGTGTTATCGGAACTGGGCACATTGGCCAGGTCTACATGCAAATTATGGAAGGCTTCGGTGCTAAGGTCATTGCCTATGACCCATTCGAAAATCCTGAATTGAAGAAGCAAGGCTACTACGTTGACAGTCTTGATGACCTCTATGCTCAAGCAGACGTTATCTCACTCCACGTTCCAGCTACTAAGGAAAACTTCCACATGATTAACCAGGACACCATTGCCAAGATGAAGGACAACGTGGTACTGGTTAACTGCTCACGTGGGGTCTTAGTCGATACGGATGCCGTTATTGCTGGTCTTGACAGTGGTAAGATCTTTGGATTTGTTATGGATACTTATGAAGATGAAGTTGGCATCTTTAACGCTGATTGGCGGGGCAAGCAATTCCCTGACAGCCGGCTTGAAGACTTGATCCACCGTTCCAACGTTTTAGTAACTCCACACACTGCTTTCTACACTACCCATGCCGTTCGCAACATGGTTATCAAGGTCTTTGATAACAACTGCAAGTTAATTAATGGCAAGCCAGCTGACACACCGGTTAAGGTTGGTTAA
- a CDS encoding cob(I)yrinic acid a,c-diamide adenosyltransferase: MKIYTRNGDRGQTRIIGKEILYKSDPRVEAYGSVDELNSWVGYIRSILNPKTQMLDSELEEIQQLLFDCGTDLATPKNEERKQFIFDSTKPVKWLEEKIDSYNDQVEPVKKFILPGGSQVASALHYARTVTRRTERNIVALKLKKPINEEVLIFVNRLSDYFFIAARYTNQLEDHQETLYRNSKDVFR, encoded by the coding sequence ATGAAAATCTACACAAGAAATGGTGACCGCGGTCAAACGAGAATTATCGGCAAAGAAATCTTATATAAATCTGACCCACGCGTTGAGGCATATGGAAGCGTTGATGAACTCAACTCGTGGGTGGGCTATATACGGTCAATTCTTAATCCGAAGACACAGATGCTAGACTCCGAATTAGAAGAAATTCAACAGTTATTATTTGATTGTGGAACTGACCTCGCAACTCCTAAAAATGAGGAACGAAAACAATTTATTTTCGACAGTACCAAACCGGTAAAATGGTTGGAAGAGAAAATTGATAGTTACAACGATCAAGTTGAGCCAGTGAAAAAATTTATTCTTCCTGGTGGAAGTCAAGTTGCTTCTGCACTACACTACGCTCGAACCGTAACCCGAAGGACAGAACGAAATATTGTTGCTTTAAAATTAAAAAAGCCGATTAACGAAGAAGTCCTAATCTTCGTTAATCGCCTTTCTGATTACTTTTTTATTGCTGCTCGGTATACAAATCAGCTTGAGGATCATCAAGAAACACTTTACCGCAACAGTAAAGATGTCTTCCGGTAA
- a CDS encoding flavodoxin has translation MLTANIVYATMTGNNEEIADIVCDSLRKQGVQVKEMEISQTDVNDFKDADILVVCAYTYDEGALPEEGIDFYEDLQETDLSGKIYGVAGSGDKFYGEYYNTTVDHFDDAFKQAGATSGAEKVKIDLEPYEEDIEKLDQFAHDLVKTVQQK, from the coding sequence ATGTTAACAGCTAATATTGTTTATGCAACTATGACAGGAAATAACGAAGAAATTGCAGATATCGTTTGCGATAGTTTACGCAAGCAAGGTGTTCAGGTAAAGGAAATGGAAATTTCCCAGACAGATGTTAACGATTTTAAAGATGCCGATATTCTGGTTGTCTGTGCATATACCTATGACGAAGGAGCGTTGCCAGAAGAAGGGATAGATTTCTACGAGGATCTTCAGGAAACCGATTTGAGTGGGAAAATCTATGGTGTTGCTGGCTCTGGTGATAAATTTTACGGTGAATACTATAATACTACTGTTGATCATTTTGATGATGCCTTTAAACAAGCCGGTGCTACCAGTGGGGCAGAAAAAGTAAAAATTGATTTGGAACCATATGAAGAAGATATTGAGAAACTTGATCAATTTGCTCATGATTTAGTAAAAACTGTCCAACAAAAATAA
- a CDS encoding histidinol-phosphate transaminase: protein MRNKVHHGGNIEKVAEALGGSVEEIRDFSANINPLGFPQELQTIFSQGPMIATVYPDPTYAALKQAIANQFAVNPGDVFVGNGATEVLDEAICAGQASNALILAPTFGEYERLFKRQGTKVHYYLLKEENNFAYKTDSMINFLVEHPEITTICLTNPNNPTGQLVSLSEMRKLVDFCNGHRRLLILDESFIDLTVNQQLSFVNALQPEDHVYVIRAATKFFAIPGLRLGYCITKNPELKKNLHAQEDTWSVNGLADAFGRKMFQARDYINRTHAWLNEQQPILKKKLQELTGIKVFPSMTNFFLFKIDCPNLREQMMHKLVMIRQCDDYVGLGSDYYRVAVKSAEDNAYLIWALKEVVGSDK from the coding sequence ATGAGAAATAAGGTTCATCATGGCGGGAATATTGAAAAAGTTGCGGAAGCTTTAGGGGGTTCAGTAGAAGAGATTAGGGACTTTAGTGCGAATATTAATCCCCTTGGTTTTCCTCAAGAATTACAAACGATTTTTTCCCAAGGTCCGATGATTGCAACTGTTTATCCTGACCCGACGTACGCAGCGTTAAAGCAAGCGATTGCTAATCAATTCGCTGTTAATCCTGGAGATGTTTTTGTTGGAAATGGGGCAACAGAAGTGTTGGATGAAGCCATATGTGCTGGACAGGCAAGTAATGCCCTTATTTTAGCGCCAACTTTCGGTGAATATGAACGACTATTTAAACGGCAGGGGACTAAAGTTCATTACTACCTTTTAAAAGAGGAAAATAACTTTGCTTACAAGACTGATTCGATGATTAACTTTCTGGTTGAACATCCAGAAATTACAACGATCTGTCTTACTAACCCTAATAATCCAACCGGTCAACTGGTCTCACTGTCAGAGATGCGAAAGCTAGTGGACTTTTGTAATGGACATCGCCGCTTACTAATTCTTGATGAATCCTTTATCGACTTGACGGTTAATCAGCAGTTAAGTTTTGTTAATGCGCTTCAGCCTGAGGACCATGTATATGTCATTCGTGCAGCAACTAAGTTTTTTGCAATTCCCGGACTTCGGCTAGGTTACTGTATTACTAAAAATCCAGAATTAAAGAAAAATTTGCATGCTCAGGAAGATACCTGGTCTGTTAATGGTCTTGCTGATGCTTTTGGTCGGAAAATGTTTCAAGCCCGGGACTACATTAACCGTACCCATGCTTGGTTAAACGAGCAACAACCGATACTTAAAAAGAAATTGCAGGAGTTAACGGGGATAAAGGTCTTTCCAAGTATGACAAATTTCTTCCTCTTTAAGATTGATTGTCCAAACTTACGCGAACAAATGATGCATAAATTAGTTATGATTCGGCAGTGTGATGACTATGTTGGCCTGGGTAGTGACTACTACCGGGTTGCTGTTAAGAGTGCGGAGGATAATGCCTACCTTATTTGGGCACTAAAAGAAGTAGTGGGTAGTGATAAATAA
- a CDS encoding NADPH-dependent FMN reductase yields the protein MNRIDTLFFVTQEYNFSISGDLKNAIDVLSVPSS from the coding sequence GTGAATAGGATAGATACGTTGTTCTTTGTCACTCAGGAATATAACTTTTCAATTTCTGGTGATTTGAAGAATGCAATTGATGTCCTATCTGTTCCATCGTCGTAA
- a CDS encoding cobyrinate a,c-diamide synthase has protein sequence MKKILIAGVTSGSGKTTTVLGILKALHEKYQIQSYKVGPDYIDTKFHTRITGRPARNLDNYLVPDAQTLRYLFTAGTDGLDLGIVEGVMGLYDGLGTDKDAYSTASIAKQLDIPVILVINARATSTSAAAILQGFLDFDSDVPICGVIINNVMSANHYQLVAGAINRYLHLPVLGYLPHNPKLALPSRQLGLVPDDELAGVDKKIALIAKEVKTHVDLPKLVSLAKDTGPEQADPFNIPRVKLRLGIAQDEAFNFYYADNLKLLKKAGVTLVPFSPLNDQHLPDVNALYFGGGYPEEFAAQLAANDSLRVEIKRFSQQNKPIYAECGGLMYLGKFLQEGNQQYPMVGIFNGKSEMTSRLRKFGYCIATSRQDTLIAEKGCKVVGHEFHHSTFAPLDDTCRPVLTMKKIRDHQLVDTWNGGYQLRQTFASYLHVHFYQDQRLFIKFLQRLGAEYQ, from the coding sequence ATGAAGAAAATTTTAATTGCTGGGGTAACCAGTGGCTCTGGGAAAACCACCACCGTGCTTGGCATTTTAAAAGCACTACACGAAAAATACCAGATTCAATCATATAAGGTTGGCCCTGACTATATTGACACTAAATTTCATACACGGATTACAGGACGGCCAGCTCGCAACCTTGATAATTACCTTGTTCCTGATGCTCAGACCCTTCGCTACCTTTTTACAGCTGGCACTGATGGCCTTGACTTAGGAATTGTAGAAGGGGTAATGGGACTTTATGATGGCCTCGGGACGGATAAGGATGCATATTCAACAGCTAGTATTGCTAAGCAGCTTGATATTCCGGTAATCCTAGTCATTAATGCTCGGGCGACGTCGACTTCCGCGGCGGCTATCTTACAAGGCTTTCTGGATTTTGATTCAGATGTGCCAATCTGTGGGGTGATTATCAATAACGTTATGAGCGCAAATCATTATCAATTGGTTGCTGGTGCGATTAACCGTTATTTACACCTGCCTGTCTTAGGCTATTTGCCACATAATCCCAAGCTTGCCCTCCCATCTCGTCAGCTGGGTCTCGTTCCTGATGATGAGTTAGCAGGGGTTGATAAAAAGATTGCTTTAATTGCTAAGGAGGTAAAAACTCACGTTGACCTTCCTAAGCTGGTCAGCCTAGCAAAGGATACCGGTCCCGAACAGGCAGATCCATTTAATATTCCGCGCGTAAAGTTACGCCTTGGCATTGCTCAGGATGAGGCCTTTAACTTTTACTATGCAGATAATCTAAAGTTGCTGAAAAAAGCAGGAGTAACATTAGTCCCGTTTAGCCCGCTGAATGATCAGCATCTGCCCGATGTTAATGCTCTTTACTTTGGTGGCGGCTACCCGGAGGAATTTGCCGCTCAGCTTGCCGCTAATGATTCATTACGGGTGGAAATTAAGAGGTTCTCACAGCAAAATAAGCCAATCTACGCTGAATGCGGTGGCTTAATGTACCTGGGAAAGTTTTTACAAGAGGGCAATCAGCAGTACCCGATGGTAGGTATTTTTAATGGGAAGAGTGAGATGACTTCCCGGTTGCGTAAGTTCGGCTATTGCATTGCAACCTCGCGGCAAGATACTTTGATTGCAGAAAAAGGGTGCAAAGTAGTTGGGCACGAATTCCATCATTCAACTTTTGCACCACTGGATGATACGTGTCGACCGGTCCTGACAATGAAAAAGATTCGTGACCACCAGCTCGTTGATACATGGAACGGTGGTTATCAACTACGACAAACTTTTGCAAGCTATCTCCATGTTCACTTTTATCAAGACCAGCGATTATTTATAAAGTTCTTGCAGAGACTGGGAGCTGAGTATCAATGA